A portion of the Sabethes cyaneus chromosome 3, idSabCyanKW18_F2, whole genome shotgun sequence genome contains these proteins:
- the LOC128742743 gene encoding snRNA-activating protein complex subunit 3, whose protein sequence is MEKIYKPKTNKVINVKQVLDSFRQEILLAGWDGVPVTEDDIRLAINFSGSEKQFKDVLLTVDLEHLASERDPRKIPFHPAKIQNIQKPAEVSDKANRFNCVQNAMKITGKVRKNLDSKIRYNKHKYTFMGSQEQTDLEPFSEMLLEVRFYEPFKYKPGVRLGHPKFHQEFYVLGSQFLSELRDKIYCQCDMGPFFDISEDPQGDLQKKDELRPNSGFFFIHNTFYNDMRNPKNFDYSEVIRNWADKQKNVCPLKIGSMHETKFEQLIFRLGYPQVYQHHGNCEHIFVISDCRLLATSDVLERRRYPILNSYAFPRSIPCNICGHCEANYIVKNSDQHIFDPAYICQVCFRSYHYKDGNKIGQFEAFRFLGTKIAVKEDDETDGRI, encoded by the exons atggaaaaaatctataaacCAAAGACCAATAAAGTCATAAACGTGAAACAAGTACTCGATAGTTTTCGACAGGAAATATTACTGGCTGGTTGGGACGGCGTTCCGGTTACGGAGGACGATATTCGTTTAGCTATAAATTTCAGCGGCTCAGAAAAGCAATTTAAGGATGTTTTACTGACGGTCGATTTGGAACATTTGGCCAGTGAGAGAGATCCTCGAAAAATACCGTTTCATCCAgctaaaatacaaaatatacaaaaaccaGCTGAAGTGTCTGATAAGGCGAACCGTTTCAATTGTGTTCAGAATGCTATGAAGATAACCGGCAAAGTACGAAAAAACTTGGATTCGAAGATTCGCTATAATAAGCACAAGTATACATTTATGGGCAGTCAGGAACAAACCGATTTGGAGCCTTTCTCTGAGATGCTCTTGGAGGTGCGATTCTACGAACCATTTAAATACAAACCAGGTGTACGATTAGGGCACCCCAAGTTTCATCAAGAATTTTATGTACTTGGGTCACAATTTCTAAGCGAACTACGTGATAAAATCTACTGTCAATGCGACATGGGACCGTTCTTCGACATTAGTGAAGACCCACAAGGGGACTTGCAGAAAAAAGACGAATTGCGTCCTAACTCTGGTTTCTTTTTCATACATAATACGTTTTACAACGATATGAGAAATCCAAAGAATTTTGACTACTCAGAGGTTATTAGGAATTGGGCTGATAAACAGAAGAATGTGTGTCCGTTAAAAATTGGCTCTATgcatgaaaccaaatttgaacaGCTTATATTCCGGCTGGGGTACCCACAG GTTTACCAACATCATGGAAATTGTGAACATATATTTGTGATTTCTGATTGTCGACTGCTAGCCACTTCTGATGTATTAGAGCGAAGGCGATATCCTATTCTTAACTCCTATGCTTTTCCACGATCTATTCCTTGTAATATATGTGGGCATTGCGAAGCAAACTATATCGTAAAAAATAGTGATCAACACATCTTTGATCCTGCCTACATTTGCCAAGTATGTTTTCGATCGTATCATTACAAGGATGGGAACAAAATAGGGCAGTTCGAAGCTTTCAGGTTTCTAGGTACTAAGATTGCGGTCAAGGAAGACGACGAAACAGACGGAcgtatttga